A single genomic interval of Asterias amurensis chromosome 1, ASM3211899v1 harbors:
- the LOC139938546 gene encoding crooked neck-like protein 1, giving the protein MTTPTIKTKVPKVAKVKNRMPAEVQITAEQILREAKERELELVPPPPKQKITDPEELQEYRLKKRKEFEDNIRKNRSSVTNWIKYASWEESQREIDRARSVYERALDVDHRNITLWLKYAEMEMKHKQVNHARNIWDRAITILPRAKQFWYKYTYMEEMIGNVAGARQVFERWIQWEPEEQAWLSYIKMELRYKELDRARDIYEKFVICHPEVKNWIRFASFEEHNNYVSSCRKVYERAVEFFGEDNMDEKLYVAFSKFEERQKEHERAKVIYKYALDKIPKEHSEELFKAYTIHEKRYGDRAGIEDIIVSKRRFQYEEEVKANPSNYDAWFDYLRLLETDSSEDTVREIYERAIANVPPAPEKRLWRRYIYLWINYALYEELNVKDMERTRQVYKACLDMIPHKKFTFAKVWLMFAHFEIRQKNLNFARKILGNAIGKCPKDKVFKGYIELELQLREFDRCRILYQKFLEFNPENCTTWMKFTELESILGDIDRARGIFDLAINQTKLDMPEVLWKAYIDFEIEQEEYDRTRALYKCLLQRTQHVKVWISFAKFELSIGLEGCLERARRIYKDANKGLRDTEEKEERLILLEAWKDFEEECGDEENIAEVKKQMPNRVKRRRKIQTEDGSDAGWEEYYDYIFPNDESNLPNLKLLAMAKKWKQHQQEDFSDEEDDSDKEDDVDNDDDDEDKENLQEGEEREDGAKKAAAQYNDADYDDSSSSDGSDDENKSRRRKETESKAKSSNSSDSSDSDK; this is encoded by the exons ATGACAACACCTACTATTAAAACGAAGGTGCCGAAGGTGGCAAAG GTGAAGAACCGGATGCCAGCTGAAGTCCAAATCACTGCTGAGCAGATTCTCAGAGAAGCTAAAGAGCGAGAATTGGAGCTGGTTCCACCG CCTCCCAAGCAGAAGATCACCGATCCAGAAGAACTCCAAGAGTATCGTCTTAAGAAGAGGAAAGAATTTGAGGACAACATCCGAAAGAATCGCTCTAGCGTCACAAACTGGATCAAGTATGCCAGCTGGGAGGAAAGTCAACGGGAGATTGACAG AGCACGGTCTGTTTATGAAAGAGCTTTGGATGTGGACCACAGGAACATCACACTATGGCTGAAGTATGCAGAAATGGAGATGAA GCACAAGCAGGTCAACCACGCCCGCAACATCTGGGACCGAGCTATCACGATACTCCCCCGCGCCAAACAGTTCTGGTACAAGTACACGTACATGGAGGAGATGATCGGCAACGTGGCCGGGGCACGCCAGGTGTTTGAACGCTGGATTCAGTGGGAGCCGGAGGAACAAGCCTGGCTGTCTTACATCAAGATGGAGCTCAGATATAAAGAACTAGACAGAGCGAGAGACATCTATGAAAAAT TTGTCATTTGCCATCCGGAGGTGAAAAATTGGATTCGCTTTGCCAGCTTTGAGGAGCACAATAACTATGTCTCCAGCTGTAGGAAGGTGTACGAGCGCGCTGTGGAGTTCTTCGGGGAGGACAACATGGACGAGAAACTCTATGTAGCTTTCTCAAAGTTTGAGGAGAGACAAAAAGAG CACGAGAGGGCCAAGGTGATCTACAAGTATGCCTTGGATAAGATTCCCAAGGAGCATTCGGAGGAACTCTTTAAAGCTTACACAATCCATGAGAAAAGATACGGTGACAGAGCTGGCATTGAGGACATCATTGTCAGTAAGCGACGCTTCCAGTACGAAGAG GAAGTGAAAGCCAACCCAAGTAACTACGACGCATGGTTTGACTATCTGCGTCTCCTGGAAACGGACAGCAGTGAAGACACGGTGCGGGAGATATACGAGCGAGCTATCGCCAACGTTCCTCCAGCCCCAGAGAAACGCTTATGGCGACGCTACATTTACCTGTGGATTAACTACGCCCTGTATGAAGAGTTGAATGTAAAG GACATGGAGAGGACACGGCAAGTGTACAAGGCATGCTTGGACATGATCCCACATAAGAAGTTCACTTTTGCTAAAGTCTGGCTCATGTTTGCTCACTTTGAGATCCGACAGAAGAACCTCAACTTTGCTCGCAAGAttctg GGCAACGCCATAGGCAAGTGTCCGAAAGATAAAGTCTTCAAGGGTTATATCGAGTTGGAGCTTCAGCTGAGAGAGTTCGATCGCTGCCGCATCCTGTACCAGAAATTCCTAGAGTTCAACCCGGAGAATTGCACCACATGGATGAAG TTCACGGAACTGGAAAGCATCTTGGGCGATATTGATAGAGCGAGGGGCATATTTGATCTGGCCATCAACCAGACCAAGCTGGACATGCCTGAGGTGTTATGGAAAGCCTACATCGACTTTGAGATCGAGCAAGAAGAGTACGACAGGacgagggcgctatacaagtgCCTCCTACAGAGAACGCAGCACGTCAAG GTATGGATTAGCTTTGCTAAGTTTGAGCTATCTATCGGCTTGGAGGGATGCTTGGAGAGGGCCAGGAGAATCTACAAGGATGCAAACAAGGGATTGAGAGACACTGAAGAAAAGGAGGAGCGTCTCATTCTACTTGAAGCCTGGAAAGACTTTGAg GAGGAGTGTGGTGACGAGGAGAACATCGCAGAGGTCAAGAAACAAATGCCAAACAGAGTCAAGAGGAGACGGAAGATACAAACTGAAGATGGG TCGGACGCAGGATGGGAGGAGTACTACGACTACATCTTCCCTAATGACGAATCCAACTTGCCCAACCTCAAGCTGCTCGCCATGGCTAAGAAGTGGAAGCAGCACCAGCAAGAAGATTTCAGTGATGAGGAAGATGATTCTGATAAGGAAGACGATgttgataatgatgatgatgatgaagacaAAGAGAACTTGCAAGAGGGTGAGGAGCGCGAGGATGGAGCCAAAAAGGCAGCGGCTCAGTACAACGATGCGGACTATGATGATAGCAGCAGTAGCGATGGCAGCGATGACGAGAATAAGTCGAGGAGAAGAAAAGAGACAGAGTCGAAAGCGAAATCTAGCAATTCTAGTGACTCGTCGGATTCTGACAAATAA